A window of Magallana gigas chromosome 8, xbMagGiga1.1, whole genome shotgun sequence genomic DNA:
tatcatcattcaattttttgtaaaattggatcaaaaatgggtaggaatttgaaaagtgatagaggaaattcggactggaatatttataaaaattgtgaatgaaaacttaatgctttgtatgtatttagtgtcactgccattcataaattgtatttcattttcaaaagtgttgagcaatttgtattattttcacaattaagaaaatctcaatcatagtgtaaaattttaagtgattttcctttaattttccaaaaatatacaatggccattaactcaaaaagtaggtcattgacctactttttcgaaaatgaaaaataacactacaataaaaggtccataacacacaatagttggcttttcattatcatcagtggaattttttttcattttgagtaaacgtcatccttaataactcacaacattatatttatagcgagcgcagatCACCGTCGCGAAGcaagctctaccggcaaggagtgtgtgaatagaaaattcggactagttgcacattcattcaacagaTTTTTTGGCATCAGTAAATCGTACCAGTTATGCATTGTTttaatggcaatttttatcacttcacactcttactagaatcagcaagacaatataaaagcaataccgatgtatacgacatacagtcaatgttacctctaaagttaacctcagtacactctcaatcaaaaataatcgagtgacgtcacaaaggtttacacattgatccgatagatttttttggcttcagtaaattttgacccacaattcaaagtaccaatggtttccaacttCACCTTCTCGCAAGAATTAAAGTAAATCTTTTGAGAAGCAtttaagatgtgtaattttaagaacatcatgcattttaagtaaataaaacagtatacttcgcgtacttttatttctcaggggaattttaaaaagtcagaCGTCACTTAACcaaccaatcgcaacttctggggcctttccggcaagctcgaaaaaccacgtgtttttccgagcttgccggaaaggcccgagaagttgcgattgataaccaacgtgaactttgacgtcacaataggggGAAATTACTTTTACTGAAGTTATTGAAAATCTGCTGAAATtaccaaaatcctctcaaaatcttgcaaagctaaagAATGAGGACATTTCTATAGATATAGGAAACAGTTGAAACATGCACTCAtctggatgaatgctcacatgtATTCTATTCACTTTAATTAGGTACTTTCCAGGAACGTACACGTagcatcatttttttaaaatggggtgggtgggtgggtggattgcagcctcatccaaaaactCTTtctcaaaatcattaaaaaattctaatccCTGAGCTCTTTAGTAGTTCagtggtttctttattttcacttccatgcTGCTCCcagagtggggggggggggggggcaactccatgttccTTTTGTATGAtgagcaaatatttttaagcgtaaattaaaataaaaattagaaatgatttttttttttaaagtcgaTGGGACAACTCCATGATAAGTCGATTTTTTATgtgcaaattgaaaaaaattaagaattttttttaacatgggggggggggggctcaataaataacaaatcttataaactatgaataatgaaaaattactgaaaaaataggtatgttttaatttattttgcagtCAAATTAATTTACgttgttaatttgattttattgcttcgtcataattcattgtttgatcataTGTTGCGCTCGCCCCAatgtcgcaccgtaaaacatattatttccTGTGACGTATCAGAGATTCAGGGATGATGTAACTGTACCATTTACTTCATCTTTAGTGACAACCACAGGGCCAAGAGGACAGAACTCATCCATCGCTTTCCCGAGCAGCACTTGACCGCCATTCTTCAGCTTATTCTGCCAGTCCCTAGCACTGACATCTAGCGCTACACTGAAGCCAAAGATATAGTCCATAGCTTGGTCCTTCTGTGTcaacaaatacaatgtaaaacatGCATAGATAGGCATATtcataaagaaataaacagcatatTTAACAGTTCACCAGGATATGACCTTTGtttgtcacgtgatcaaatccaatgaagACTGAAGGGCTTCTCAGAACATTTGATTACATGCCAACCAAGATCATATTCCGGTAAacttttttaacattgctgttaacaacttatatatttaaattttccagtgtatttgcctgtgataacactatgtatcgattttgaactatataacccataatacaaatgacgccaaactgaggcgccagcggggtttgcttatttatatttaaatgcttaatcgtacgatggctaaaaatttgtaaataaaagtaatgaggaatcattctttgaatattatgaggtgataatttcggttgaagcgtgatcaaatctatcataaagcccttcgggctttattggatttgatcacgcccccgACCAAAagtatcacctcataatactagtactcaaagaatgattctttattccttatATACGTGAGAAGGGCATATCGTTCAGAATTATCAACATAACGATGTTATTATGTTAATTAACAATACTTCAACCGTCAAACGATAAGCGCGTGAGGCTACTATGTGACGCGATAAAACATTTACACAGAAATGTTCTCTGTGTCTATATAAGGAGACATATTTTCAAAGGTAAATACAAAGTAgtaatatgtaatattattGTTTGATAACAAAGCAAAACAATTTATATACCTGAACATGCTTGGCCTCCTTTCCAATGACCAATGCTAGTTCCACTTCCCAATCAAGCTTCTGCAAAGATTAATTTGTTCATTAGAAAAAGAGAGAATATGAATATTTGGGTTGCGGATTTCGTTTATCATTATAACGTCgactttattataaaaattttgtaaactcAACAATCTCTTTactaaaaattcaattaaagttAAACGCCAACTGGGCGtctgcaaaaaataaaatcatgacgGTGCTAAAGCCTTACACattgtgttgttttttatgactttaaaaaaattgactttttttaaataagactCGTATTTTCTCTTTTTGACAACATTAATTAACTTCGATCAGTATTTTCGGTACTTTAATTTCACAACTCGCtgcacattttaaaaaagtacacACTATAATTGTAAGTAAGATGAATAATAGTTATCCTCCCATACTTGTGGTGTATACTACCCGTGTAATAAACCGTTGCTATATCAAACGGGCGATGTCTTATCAAATACTTTCAGTCCGAACTTTTTTTGACACAGACCCTTGTTTAACGCTTCACTGACttagattttgaagattttcatGGATATCCTACATTACCAGTTTCactataaaaattgatttaaaacagattttaattacaaaaaaatgaaggaaaacacataagcttttgttgaaaaaaatgcaaactACTTTCAGAGTTTATCCTGATGACGCCATGAAAATAGGTTGCTTGATCAGTTATGTTAATATACAAAAGAACTTATAAAATTATACCTCCCAAGACTATTATTTTACCACCAGTAAACATacttaatcaaaatttaaatttaaatgatgctacgtgcctggtacATATGTGTACTTACCGCGCTCTGAAGGTCTGTTCATCAGCACCATGCTGTGTGGGATGAACTTTGAActatcaactacatgtatattagcgGTTCCTACCTGTGTTTCCGCCGGGTAGTGTAGGTCGTCCTGGGGTCCAATGATACAGGACGGGAACTTTCCAAACACCACGGGTTCCTCCGGGACGGTGGCGCCCTGCTCTCTACAATGGTCCCTGTAGTTCATCCCCACACACAGAACCTTCTCGGGTCGCAATATAGGCGCCTCTAGTCTCACGGAATCTGTATTGAGGGCATAATCATCTATGTCCAGCATTCTagtattataaattaaaaggaAATAGATTGCACgattgaaatgtaaacaatgcttgTGTTACATTGTTTATATCTAGAGACTTTAAAGAttctaaaacataaatatttgaataaaagtgTGCATgccaaatgaaaatgaaattaatgttgGTGAATTAAATGCGATTGATGTtatacctctctctctctctctctctctctctctctctctgtaattTAGTATGCGATTGATGTtatacctctctctctctctctctctctctctctctctctctctctctctctctctctctgtaattTAGTACGCCCGGCCATATATAAGGGATCATGACTAACCGACTTGAACACATTCATGTCACATTGGCATTACGGATAATTAAATCAACCAGAAAATGAAGTTGATCAagatagttgaaaacataatgaaCTAGGTATGTGTAGGTATTTGACATGTTTCATACAAAAAAACCGAAAGAACGTGTGCGATTACAACAAGCACggatgggggagggggggggggttgagttGGCCATGGGGTTTGGTTGAGGTCCGTACATATTTACGgttaattatgtaaattttaggACTTCACCGTCCCATCCCTCACTAGATACGCACAGACATTACAATGGTCACTTAAATGAAGACAATTTGTACTAACGGGTCACATACTACGATGTTTACATGAATATGAAATGTACACGAAACGTCCGTTTGAACAGTCGACTGGAAGTTGTGTTACAATTAATGAACTTAAACAACTGTACACATGTATGCTGCCATACTTTCTCGTTTGTAATAGTTTTATACTTAACCTATCATACtat
This region includes:
- the LOC105348655 gene encoding fumarylacetoacetate hydrolase domain-containing protein 2, with protein sequence MYGITMRFVQFTKDGDRKLGLEIKDGKAIVDLNAANPELPSNLRDFIKGGDVNLKKVQRMLDIDDYALNTDSVRLEAPILRPEKVLCVGMNYRDHCREQGATVPEEPVVFGKFPSCIIGPQDDLHYPAETQKLDWEVELALVIGKEAKHVQKDQAMDYIFGFSVALDVSARDWQNKLKNGGQVLLGKAMDEFCPLGPVVVTKDEVNDVHNLGIRCRVNGIIKQSSNTNQLVHRSEAIIAHISRFITLKPGDVVLTGSPPGVGFTRNPPEFLKRGDVVESEVENIGQICTRLV